A DNA window from Lutra lutra chromosome 8, mLutLut1.2, whole genome shotgun sequence contains the following coding sequences:
- the LOC125106020 gene encoding ras association domain-containing protein 3 isoform X2 translates to MTLNSNGIYTGFIKVQMELCRPPQTSGKLAPGSNGCMNTLHISSMNTVGEVIEALLKKFLVTESPAKFALYKRCHREDQVYACKLSDREHPLYLRLVAGPRTDTLSFVLREHEIGEWEAFSLPELQNFLRILDREEDEQLQSLKRRYAAYRQQLEAALSEVRTPG, encoded by the exons ATGACCTTG aATTCAAATGGGATTTACACTGGCTTCATTAAAGTCCAGATGGAGCTCTGCAGACCCCCTCAGACTTCTGGGAAACTCGCTCCCGGTAGCAATGGCTGTATGAACACGCTTCACATCAGCAGCATGAACACCGTCGGGGAAGTAATCGAGGCCCTGCTCAAGAAGTTTCTTGTGACCGAGAGCCCTGCCAAGTTTGCACTTTATAAGCGTTGTCATAGGGAAGACCAAG TCTATGCCTGTAAGCTTTCGGATCGGGAGCATCCGCTCTACCTGCGTTTGGTGGCTGGGCCCAGAACAGACACGCTGAGTTTTGTTCTTCGTGAACATGAAATTGGAGAG TGGGAAGCCTTCAGCCTTCCAGAGCTACAGAATTTCTTGCGCATCTTGGACAGGGAGGAGGACGAGCAGCTGCAGAGCCTGAAGCGGCGCTACGCGGCCTATCGCCAGCAGCTGGAGGCAGCCCTCAGCGAGGTGCGGACGCCCGGCTAG